From Camelina sativa cultivar DH55 chromosome 7, Cs, whole genome shotgun sequence, one genomic window encodes:
- the LOC104702414 gene encoding AT-hook motif nuclear-localized protein 29-like: protein MDGGYDQTGGNSRYFHNLFRPDLHHQLQPQPHLHPLPQPQPQPEPQQQQSDDESDSNKDPGSDPVTSSSTPGKRPRGRPPGSKNKPKPPVIVTRDSPNVLRSHVLEISSGADIIECVNTYARRGGKGVSILSGNGTVANVSIRQPATAHATNGGAGGVVSLHGRFEVLSITGTVLPPPAPPGSGGLSVFLAGTQGQVVGGYAVSPLVASGPVVLTAASFSNATFERLPLEDEGGEGGGGEVGEGGSGAGGGGPPQATSASSPPSGAGQGQLRGNMSGYDQFAGDPHVLGWGAAAAPRPPF from the coding sequence ATGGACGGTGGTTACGATCAAACCGGAGGAAATTCTAGATACTTTCACAACCTCTTCAGACCTGACCTTCATCACCAACTTCAACCTCAGCCTCATCTCCACCCTCTgcctcaacctcaacctcaacctgAGCCTCAGCAACAACAATCAGATGATGAATCTGACTCCAACAAGGATCCAGGTTCCGACCCGGTTACCTCGAGTTCAACTCCTGGGAAGCGTCCACGTGGGCGTCCTCCGGGATCTAAGAACAAGCCGAAGCCACCGGTGATAGTGACAAGAGATAGCCCCAACGTGCTTAGATCTCATGTTCTTGAAATCTCATCTGGAGCCGACATAATTGAGTGCGTTAACACTTACGCTCGCCGGGGAGGAAAAGGTGTCTCCATTCTCAGTGGTAACGGCACGGTAGCTAACGTCAGCATCCGTCAGCCGGCAACGGCTCATGCGACTAATGGTGGAGCCGGAGGTGTTGTTTCTTTACATGGAAGGTTTGAGGTGCTTTCCATCACTGGTACGGTGTTGCCACCGCCTGCGCCCCCAGGATCCGGTGGTCTTTCTGTCTTTCTTGCCGGCACACAAGGTCAGGTGGTCGGAGGATACGCGGTGTCTCCGCTTGTGGCTTCGGGTCCAGTGGTACTAACGGCTGCATCGTTCTCTAATGCAACTTTCGAACGGCTTCCGCTTGAGGATGAAGGAGGagaaggcggaggaggagaagttGGAGAGGGAGGTAGTGGAGCAGGAGGTGGTGGTCCACCGCAGGCCACGTCGGCATCTTCACCACCGTCTGGAGCTGGTCAAGGACAGTTAAGAGGTAACATGAGTGGTTATGATCAGTTTGCCGGTGATCCTCATGTGCTTGGTTGGGGAGCCGCAGCCGCTCCAAGACCACCTTTTTAG
- the LOC104702415 gene encoding AT-rich interactive domain-containing protein 5-like yields MAETDMQEQDVPSGAGADADATPVDPKAVEVVLEERLEQEKDQNSIEKPKSPVPEDTTLTLESDVHLSDAPVTNQTEANEEVGGQDIVDGKNGDVDQSGKKITDEGGQEETKLGESTSLKGEPSSPHVADESVKKWKTWLLSDSEARDVHEAGTPVDQEAFIKEVEAFHKENLLEFKAPKFYGQPLNCLKLWRAVIKLGGYDVVTTSKLWRQVGESFHPPKTCTTVSWTFRIFYEKALLEYEKHLRQNGELNLPGSAFLPSASLEKEATSHQGSGSGRARRDAAARAMQGWHSQRHLGSGEVTEPIVKDKGLNSTPKQKNLKNIGLQKHKTPTGADVVFTHESDRQSTAEVIDVGPPADWVKINVRETKDCFEIFALVPGLLREEVRVQSDPAGRLVIAGQPEQLDNPWGITPFKKVVNFPARIDPLHTSAVVSLHGRLFVRVPFEQ; encoded by the exons ATGGCGGAAACGGACATGCAAGAGCAAGATGTGCCGTCTGGTGCTGGTGCTGATGCTGATGCTACTCCTGTTGATCCCAAAGCCGTAGAGGTGGTGTTGGAGGAGCGTTTAGAACAAGAGAAAGACCAAAACTCTATTGAAAAACCTAAGTCCCCTGTTCCTGAGGATACGACTCTTACTTTGGAAAGTGATGTTCATCTATCTGATGCTCCCGTTACTAATCAGACTGAGGCTAATGAGGAGGTAGGTGGCCAGGACATTGTTGATGGAAAGAATGGTGATGTTGATCAGTCTGGAAAGAAGATTACAGATGAAGGCGGACAAGAGGAGACAAAACTCGGGGAATCTACTTCTCTCAAGGGGGAACCGTCGAGCCCTCATGTTGCTGATGAAAGTGTTAAGAAGTGGAAGACATGGTTGCTAAGTGATTCTGAG GCCAGGGATGTTCATGAAGCAGGGACACCAGTGGATCAAGAGGCGTTTATTAAAGAAGTGGAGGCCTTCCACAAGGAGAATCTCCTGGAATTTAAAGCCCCTAAGTTTTATGGACAGCCCTTAAATTGTCTCAA GCTATGGAGGGCCGTCATCAAGTTAGGTGGCTACGATGTG GTTACCACATCTAAGCTATGGCGGCAAGTTGGAGAATCCTTCCATCCTCCGAA AACATGCACTACAGTCTCTTGGACATTCCGCATTTTCTATGAAAAG GCACTTTTGGAGTATGAGAAGCATTTAAGGCAAAATGGTGAGCTTAACCTTCCTGGTTCAGCATTTCTTCCGTCTGCGAGCCTTGAAAAGGAG GCAACTAGCCATCAAGGTTCAGGGTCAGGTAGAGCACGAAGAGATGCTGCAGCTCGTGCTATGCAAGGTTGGCATTCTCAGCGCCATCTTGGATCTGGGGAGGTTACTGAGCCTATTGTTAAG GATAAAGGCTTGAATTCAACCCCAAAGCAAAAGAACCTCAAAAACATTG GTTTGCAGAAACATAAAACACCTACTGGCGCGGATGTTGTTTTTACACATGAATCAGACAGACA GTCAACTGCCGAGGTTATAGATGTTGGACCCCCAGCAGACTGGGTGAAGATAAATGTCAGAGAAACT AAAGACTGCTTTGAGATATTTGCCCTGGTACCTGGACTTCTTCGTGAAGAG GTCCGCGTTCAATCAGATCCTGCAGGGCGGCTAGTTATAGCAGGCCAACCTGAGCAGCTGGACAATCCTTGGGGAATAACACCCTTCAAAAAG GTTGTGAACTTTCCAGCAAGAATAGATCCGCTGCACACGTCAGCGGTTGTGAGCCTGCACGGTCGACTGTTTGTGCGAGTCCCATTTGAGCAATGA